TGCGCTCAAATCGCCGCTCTGCGCGCGGGCGGCACCGAGGTCATCGTCGTGTCCTCCGGCGCCGTCGGTCTGGGCATGGGCATCCTCGGACTCACCAAGCGCCCGTCGCTCCTCGCCCAGAAGCAGGCCTGCGCCGGCATCGGCCAAAGCCTGCTCATGCAGACCTGGCAGCAGGGCTTCGACCCTTACGGCGCCCATGTCGCCCAGGTGCTGCTCACCCACGAGGACTTGCGCGCCCGCGCCCGCCACCTCGGCGTCAAAGCCTCCCTCGAAGCGCTCATCGCCTATGGCACCATTCCCGTCGTCAACGAGAACGACACCGTGAGCGCGGCGGAAATTCGCTTCGGCGACAACGATACCCTCTCCGCCATGGTGGCCGGCCTCACCCACGCCGACTACCTCGTCATCCTCTCCACCGCCCCGGGTCTCATCGACATGCAGGGCACCGGCGAGATCGTGCCCACGGTCAACCGCATCACCCCGCAGATCGAAGCCATGGCCGGCGGCACCACCTCCGCCACCGCCGTCGGCGGTATGGTCTCCAAAATCTCCGCGGCCAAACTCGCCGTAAAATCCGGCTGCGGTGTCTTCATTGCCGACGGCTCCGTCGAGAACGTCCTGCCCCGCATCTTTTCCGGCCACAACCCCGGCACCTACTTCGTTCCCAGCGGCCTCCCCCTCGAAGCCCGTAAACGCTGGCTCGCTTACTACCAACGCCCGACCGGCCGCGTGATCATCGACGCCAAAGCCGCCGCCGCCCTCTGCGACAAAGGCCGCAGCCTGCTGGCGGTCGGCGTCACCGGCAGCGAAGGCCTTTTCGCGGTCGGCGACATCATCGACGTCACCAATCCCGCCGGCGAGGTGATCGCCCGCGGTAAAACCCGTTTCGCCAACGTCGACGTTCCGCGTATTTCCGGCCTGAATACCGACGAGCTCAAGAATCTCTTCCCGCAGCGCCGCCGCCTCGAGGTCATCCACCGCAACGACCTCGTCCTGCTGTAGGGCGGCCCCGTCGCCCCCTCTTTCTCGTTCGTCTTTATCTTTCGCCCCGTTGCCCGAAACCGTCCCGCGCTGCTGGGATAAAGAGAA
This portion of the Actomonas aquatica genome encodes:
- the proB gene encoding glutamate 5-kinase, producing MPASFANFSAQPPKRVVVKLGTGVLTSGIGQLDTGRIAHVCAQIAALRAGGTEVIVVSSGAVGLGMGILGLTKRPSLLAQKQACAGIGQSLLMQTWQQGFDPYGAHVAQVLLTHEDLRARARHLGVKASLEALIAYGTIPVVNENDTVSAAEIRFGDNDTLSAMVAGLTHADYLVILSTAPGLIDMQGTGEIVPTVNRITPQIEAMAGGTTSATAVGGMVSKISAAKLAVKSGCGVFIADGSVENVLPRIFSGHNPGTYFVPSGLPLEARKRWLAYYQRPTGRVIIDAKAAAALCDKGRSLLAVGVTGSEGLFAVGDIIDVTNPAGEVIARGKTRFANVDVPRISGLNTDELKNLFPQRRRLEVIHRNDLVLL